In a genomic window of Brettanomyces nanus chromosome 1, complete sequence:
- the SHM2 gene encoding Serine hydroxymethyltransferase, cytosolic: MTRDTLSQTHRQMLTGHLKETDPEVAKIIEDEINRQRHSINLIASENFTSTSVFDALGSPMCNKYSEGLPGRRYYGGNENIDRMELLCQSRALKAFHLDPEKWGVNVQALSGSPANMEVYGAILRPHERLMGLDLPHGGHLSHGYQTPARKISAVSVYFETMPYRVDLATGLIDYDMLEKTANLFRPKVLVAGTSAYCRLIDYKKMREIADEVGAYLMVDMAHISGLIAAGVIPSPFEYADIVTTTTHKSLRGPRGAMIFFRKGVRSVNPKTGKEIYYDLENRINFSVFPGHQGGPHNHTISALCTALKQAATPEFKEYQEQVLKNAKALEYEFKKLGYHMVSDGTDSHMVLVSLRDKGIDGARVEAVCEKINIALNKNSIPGDRSAMVPGGVRIGAPAMTTRGANEEDFKKIVDYIDAAITFAKNVQSNLPADGHRLKDFKDKIAEPSEELTSLKKEIFDWAGEYPLSV; encoded by the coding sequence ATGACTCGCGATACACTTTCACAGACCCATCGCCAGATGTTAACCGGGCATTTGAAGGAGACGGATCCTGAAGTTGCCAAGATCATCGAGGATGAAATCAATAGACAAAGACACTCGATTAACCTCATTGCCTCAGAGAATTTTACATCTACTTCAGTTTTTGATGCACTAGGATCTCCAATGTGCAACAAGTACTCTGAAGGTCTGCCCGGCAGAAGATATTACGGTGGTAATGAGAATATCGACCGTATGGAGCTTTTGTGTCAATCACGTGCCTTGAAAGCGTTCCATTTGGACCCAGAGAAATGGGGAGTTAACGTCCAGGCTTTATCCGGATCCCCTGCCAATATGGAGGTCTACGGTGCCATTCTGAGACCCCACGAACGTTTGATGGGTCTTGATCTTCCTCATGGAGGTCATTTGTCCCACGGTTATCAGACTCCGGCTAGAAAGATTTCTGCCGTTTCTGTCTACTTTGAGACTATGCCTTACAGAGTTGATTTAGCAACCGGTTTGATCGACTACGATATGTTGGAAAAGACTGCTAACTTGTTCAGACCAAAGGTTCTTGTTGCCGGTACCTCTGCATACTGCCGTTTGATTGACTACAAGAAAATGCGTGAGATTGCTGATGAAGTCGGTGCATATTTGATGGTTGATATGGCCCACATTTCTGGTTTAATTGCTGCAGGTGTTATTCCTTCTCCGTTTGAGTATGCTGATATTGtcaccaccaccactcACAAATCACTTAGAGGACCAAGAGGTGCCATGATTTTCTTCAGAAAGGGTGTTAGATCTGTCAATCCAAAGACTGGAAAAGAGATCTACTACGATTTGGAGAAcagaatcaacttctccgTCTTCCCAGGTCACCAAGGTGGTCCCCACAATCACACTATTTCTGCTTTGTGCACTGCTTTGAAACAGGCTGCCACTCCAGAGTTTAAAGAGTATCAAGAACaagttttgaagaatgcCAAGGCTCTTGAGTACGAATTCAAGAAGTTAGGTTACCACATGGTTTCCGATGGTACCGATTCTCATATGGTTTTGGTCTCTTTGAGAGATAAGGGTATCGATGGAGCCAGAGTTGAGGCTGTTTGTGAGAAGATCAACATTGCTTTGAACAAAAACTCTATTCCCGGTGATAGATCTGCAATGGTTCCAGGTGGTGTCAGAATTGGTGCTCCAGCCATGACCACGAGAGGTGCCAATGAGGAggacttcaagaaaattgtTGACTACATTGATGCAGCAATCACTTTCGCTAAGAATGTTCAAAGTAACCTTCCTGCTGATGGTCACAGAttgaaagatttcaagGACAAGATTGCTGAGCCTTCAGAAGAGttgacttctttgaagaaggagatcttTGACTGGGCTGGTGAATATCCACTGTCTGTGTAA
- a CDS encoding uncharacterized protein (BUSCO:EOG09342AIQ), translating to MPSRKLTFIPGPIEFTDTVLEAMSTPSQAHTSPEFVAIFQEALKNTRKLFQSTDPEAQAIVVSGSGTLGWDLVGANILNPNERALVVSTGFFSDSFASCLRVYIGDRNVEVLKAKQFGSAVDTSEIESALKTAKDAGKPYNVITITQTDTSSGVLSDVASISAVVKHVSPETLIVVDAVCATVCENLEFDNWGIDYCLTASQKAVGVPAGLSISFASARAVEKALAKEHPAGFYTDLQRWLPIMRAYESGKGAYFATPSVQLIHAYNQSLCEILSHSIKETFAAYKTASDNFKNKLADLGLKLVPVSREIAAHGLTAIYFPEGIDGPKLLSNVGEKGFTIASGIYENYKDKYFRVGHMGVSAIGARKKELDDCFEAIKSSLQELGYKQ from the coding sequence ATGCCTTCCAGAAAATTAACCTTCATTCCTGGTCCTATTGAATTTACTGACACTGTCCTCGAGGCAATGTCTACGCCGTCTCAGGCCCATACGTCTCCAGAGTTTGTTGCTATCTTCCAAGAGGCACTAAAAAACACTAGAAAGTTGTTTCAGTCTACCGACCCCGAAGCACAAGCTATTGTTGTTTCCGGATCTGGAACTCTTGGTTGGGATCTCGTTGGTGCCAATATTTTAAATCCCAACGAAAGGGCATTGGTTGTTTCGACTGGTTTCTTCTCGGATTCATTTGCAAGCTGTTTGAGAGTTTATATTGGTGACAGAAATGTTGAGGTCTTGAAGGCCAAGCAGTTCGGTTCTGCTGTCGACACTAGTGAGATTGAAtctgctttgaagacaGCTAAAGATGCAGGTAAGCCTTACAATGTCATCACCATTACTCAGACAGATACATCTTCTGGTGTGTTGAGTGATGTAGCTTCCATCAGTGCTGTCGTCAAGCATGTTTCTCCTGAAACTCTTATTGTCGTTGATGCTGTCTGTGCCACTGTCTGTGAGAACCTTGAGTTCGATAACTGGGGGATTGACTATTGTCTTACTGCTTCTCAGAAGGCTGTTGGTGTTCCAGCTGGTCTTTCCATCTCATTCGCCTCGGCTCGTGCAGTGGAAAAAGCCCTAGCCAAAGAGCATCCTGCAGGTTTCTACACTGACTTGCAAAGATGGCTTCCAATCATGCGTGCCTATGAGTCCGGAAAGGGAGCCTACTTTGCTACTCCTTCTGTGCAATTGATTCACGCCTATAACCAGTCCCTTTGTGAAATTTTGTCCCATTCTATTAAGGAGACTTTTGCTGCCTACAAGACTGCCTCGGACAATTTCAAAAACAAGCTTGCCGATTTGGGTTTAAAACTTGTTCCTGTGTCTCGTGAGATTGCGGCCCATGGTCTAACTGCCATCTACTTTCCTGAAGGCATCGACGGTCCTAAGCTATTGAGTAACGTTGGCGAGAAGGGATTTACCATCGCTTCTGGTATCTATGAGAACTATAAGGATAAGTATTTCAGGGTAGGCCACATGGGTGTTAGTGCTATCGGTgccagaaagaaggaattgGACGATTGCTTTGAAGCCATCAAGTCTTCTTTGCAAGAGTTGGGTTACAAGCAGTAA
- the GAP2 gene encoding amino acid permease produces the protein MSTKDIEKDQSKSEVETSVSPVQEYAASQTTEEKPGYWSRFKNSFKPYEVEEVDESLSTVEKANIRAARAPLHRNLKNRHLQMIAIGGSIGTGLFVGSGSALGSGGPAALLIGWMLTGLMMYCTVQAMGELAVTFPVSGSFVQYNTRFISPVWGFCMAWNYAMQWLVVLPLELVAASLTIKYWNDNISPAAWVTIFYVVIASINFFGVRGYGEAEFVFSIIKVIAVIGFIFLGIILTCGGGPDGHYIGGSNWQNPGAFANGFKGVCSVFVTAAFSFAGTELCGLAAAETANPRKSLPKATKQVFWRITLFYIICLTLIGLLVPYNDPSLLNATSSVDAQASPFVIAIVDHGIKGLPSVMNAVIMIAVLSVGNSSVFGCSRTLASLAEMGMAPKLFGYIDRMGRPLVGIIISLLVGLLCYLSASPKEGDVFNWLLALSGLSSVFTWGSICACHIRFRQALKSKGRDTGELVYTSQCGVIGSYWGVTLNVLILIAQFYVALFPIGGSPNAESFFEAYLTAPVLIAFYIFYVVWKRDLTWYIPLSDIDLDTGRREMDLELVKQEIAEEKAYIRSKPFYFRMYKFWC, from the coding sequence ATGAGTACTAAAGATATCGAAAAGGACCAGAGTAAATCTGAGGTTGAGACATCTGTATCGCCTGTTCAAGAGTATGCTGCTTCGCAGACAACTGAAGAGAAGCCAGGTTACTGGTCAAGATTCAAAAATTCTTTCAAACCTTACgaggttgaagaagtggacGAAAGCCTTTCCACTGTTGAAAAGGCCAATATTAGAGCTGCGAGAGCTCCTTTGCACaggaatttgaagaatagaCATTTGCAGATGATTGCCATTGGTGGTAGTATTGGTACCGGTTTGTTTGTTGGTTCGGGTAGTGCCTTGGGTAGTGGTGGCCCAGCTGCCTTATTGATTGGCTGGATGCTCACAGGTCTTATGATGTATTGTACCGTTCAAGCCATGGGTGAATTGGCTGTTACATTCCCTGTTTCGGGTTCTTTCGTTCAGTACAATACCAGATTCATTTCTCCAGTTTGGGGTTTCTGTATGGCTTGGAATTATGCCATGCAATGGTTAGTTGTCTTGCCATTGGAATTGGttgctgcttctttgaCTATCAAATATTGGAATGATAATATTTCTCCTGCAGCTTGGGTTACCATCTTCTACGTTGTTATCGCTagtatcaacttctttggtgTCAGAGGATATGGTGAGGCTGAGTTTGTCTTCTCCATAATCAAGGTTATTGCCGTCATTggtttcatcttcttgggTATCATTTTGACCTGCGGTGGTGGACCGGACGGTCACTACATTGGTGGTAGTAACTGGCAAAATCCAGGAGCTTTTGCCAATGGTTTCAAGGGTGTTTGTTCTGTGTTCGTCACTGCCGCTTTCTCGTTTGCCGGAACAGAATTATGTGGTTTGGCTGCCGCCGAGACTGCCAACCCAAGAAAATCGCTTCCAAAGGCTACAAAGCAAGTTTTCTGGAGAATTACCTTGTTCTACATTATTTGTTTGACATTGATTGGTCTTTTGGTTCCTTATAATGACCCTTCCTTGTTAAATGCTACTTCTTCCGTCGATGCTCAGGCTTCTCCATTCGTTATTGCTATTGTTGATCACGGTATCAAGGGTCTTCCGTCTGTGATGAATGCAGTCATTATGATTGCTGTCCTTTCTGTTGGTAACTCTTCTGTTTTTGGTTGTTCTAGAACTTTGGCCTCCTTGGCTGAAATGGGTATGGCACCAAAATTATTCGGTTACATTGACAGAATGGGTAGACCTTTGGTTGGTATTATAATTTCTTTATTGGTCGGTTTGCTATGTTACTTGTCTGCATCTCCAAAGGAAGGTGATGTCTTCAATTGGTTGTTGGCATTGTCTGGTTTGTCTTCGGTGTTTACTTGGGGATCTATCTGTGCTTGCCATATTAGATTCAGACAGGCTTTGAAATCGAAAGGAAGAGATACCGGTGAGTTGGTGTATACTTCTCAGTGTGGTGTTATTGGTTCTTATTGGGGTGTTACCTTGAATgttttgattttgattgCCCAATTCTACGTTGCTTTGTTCCCAATCGGTGGCTCTCCAAATGCCGAATCTTTCTTCGAGGCATACTTGACCGCACCTGTTTTGATTGCATTCTACATCTTCTACGTTGTCTGGAAGAGAGACCTTACATGGTATATTCCACTCAGTGATATCGATCTTGATACTGGTAGAAGAGAGATGGATTTAGAGCTTGTTAAGCAGGAGATTGCAGAGGAGAAGGCTTACATCAGAAGTAAGCCATTCTACTTCCGTATGTACAAGTTTTGGTGTTGA